In Gopherus flavomarginatus isolate rGopFla2 chromosome 1, rGopFla2.mat.asm, whole genome shotgun sequence, a single genomic region encodes these proteins:
- the LOC127044501 gene encoding olfactory receptor 52B2-like, which translates to MMPADNHTFFAPMTYILTGIPDTKESHVWISILLCLMYVVVLFGNSLLLFIIVTERSLHEPMYLFVSMLAAVDLLLSTTAVPKMLAVFWFRAGEISFAACLTQMFFIHVSFMAESAILLAMAFDRYIAICDPLRYTMILTKSVIGKMGLAVVTRSFCIIFPVIFLVKQLKFCRTNLLPHNYCEHLAIAWLACDDITVSVWYGIAMAIFVFGLDAVLIAVSYDLILRAVFQLPSKDARLKALHTCSSQLCVILMFYTPTFFPIFAHRFGHIIPGYILSLLINLYVLIPPMSNPIVYGVTTKEILKRLINVFHRWCRRSSQLS; encoded by the coding sequence ATGATGCCAGCTGACAATCACACCTTTTTTGCTCCTATGACCTACATCCTGACCGGCATCCCAGATACGAAGGAGtctcatgtctggatctccatcctctTATGTCTGATGTACGTTGTGGTACTTTTTGGGAACTCTCTCTTACTATTCATCATAGTAACAGAAcgaagcctccatgagcccatgtatctattcgtgtccatgctggctgctgttgatctgctgttatctaccacggcagtgcccaagatgctggctgtCTTCTGGTTTAGGGCaggggaaatttcttttgctgcctgcctgacccagatgttcttcatccatgtcAGTTTTATGGCCGAGTCGGccatcctgctggccatggcgtttgaTCGGTACATTGCCATCTGCGACCCCCTGAGATACACCATGATACTAACCAAGTCTGTTATCGGGAAGATGGGGCTGGCAGTtgtcacaagaagtttctgtATCATTTTCCCTGTCATCTTTCTCGTGaagcagctgaagttctgcagaaccaacctcctgcctcacaaCTATTGCGAGCACCTGGCCATAGCCTGGCTGGCCTGTGACGACATCACAGTCAGCGTCTGGTATGGCATAGCCATGGCTATTTTCGTATTTGGTTTGGATGCTGTGCTCATTGCTGTATCTTATGATCTGATCCTCAGGGCCGTCTTCCAGCTCCCCTCCAAGGACGCCCGGCTCAAGGCTCTCCACACCTGCAGCTCTCAGCTCTGTGTCATACTGATGTTCTACACACCAACCTTTTTCCCCATTTTTGCACACCGATTTGGGCACATCATTCCAGGTTATATTCTCAGCCTACTGATCAACCTTTATGTGCTCATTCCCCCTATGTCAAACCCCATCGTTTATGGAGTGACaacaaaagagatcctgaaaCGGTTGATCAATGTGTTTCATCGGTGGTGCAGGAGAAGCTCCCAGCTGAGCTAA